TAGGATAAAGCATAAATCGTTGGGGAGCCGCTTTTGCTCTTGTTTTTCAGCTCAACGTCTTCGGAGCAGTGGGCCATTTTTTGCTGTCTAACTCGTTATTCGACCTATTTACCACTCACGCACTAGGTACCGACCTAAGTAAGGTGTGCTGGGCTACCTTTCTTCATTCCGCCCATTCTGTCATACTACTCTACTTGGCCCACCCACACGGACGCAAAGCCGGGCAGAAAGTATATGCGAGCCATCAGTAGATTTACGCGCACGACTAACAAGGCGCTCTTCAACAACCTTTTTGGAACTTCTTCTCTTCCcgccaaaaaagaaaccaaatACTCACTGTTTGGTTCGAATTCATCCAATTCGAGTTTTAAGAGCAGCAACTTTGGGGGTACGTGGGAGTTCGAGTGATCGAGTCTCTGTCTGGGAGCGAGAGAGCGGTGGGTGAAAATGGCGGTGGCATCAGAGGACTCATTACCGACGCTCAAGGTATTGCTGGTTGGGTCGTCAAACGTCGGAAAGTCTGCCTGTGAGTTTGTCTTCGAGCCTCGGCTGCCTCGGTTGCCGCAGGGTTCGGCATTGCTTGGCCCTCGTCTTCCcgtggttttcttttcttcttgctcTGGTCTACCCGGTGCACCTGGCTTCCAAGCaatggaaaagaagaaacaaaatcTTTCATGAGTCTCTCGCATGAACTCAAGATATCTCTATGAAGGACACATGCTGATCACGTGTTTTATTTAAAGTACTCACGAGGTACTGCCACGACAAGTTCGAGCCAGAAgatgcagcagcaacaattgGAATTGACTACAAGGTCGGTCCACGCCTGTGCTATCATGCTCTATTCTCATTCACCATTATGCGGAAAATCATCACCACCTAGTCGCATGGAAGCGAGTGGCATTTCCTGGTTGCATGTCTTATCTGCGCCTCAAGCTCACGGACTACGAGACATAGCCCGAGAAAACAGAAACTGATGAAATTTGCACATATAGCGGAAAAGGCTAGCTGTCTATGGAAAAGCATACCAGCTCAATCTGTTTGATACTGTAAGTTTGAGTGTCAGCCTTATAACTTGTATCACCGCAACAGATCAGGCTGACCATTGTTCCGACTTGAATCGGGATTCTTGTAGGCTGGCCAGGAACGATTTCGAACCTTATCGACAAGCTACTACAGGGGGGCACACGGGGTAATAATTGCATATGACATCTCGAATAGGAGGTCATTCGCGGAGCTAGGGAGATGGTTTGACGAGGTCAAGTCAAACACCGTGGCTGAGATTGCGCTGTTCCTGGTACGTGAAGAGAATCTCACAAAGGATGGACGGTTGTCACTCCCACTTTTCACCTGATTTGCTTCAATTTTTAGCATCCAGTTGACCTCTGAAGCAGGTGGGCACGAAGCTCGACATTGCCCCAACAAATAGGGCCGTGTCATACGAGGAAGGTCTCGCCTTGGCGCAGGCCAATGGAGCGCAGTTCTGCGAGGCCAGTTCCAAGACGCGAGAGAACGTACGAAAACCGTTCGTCGACATTGTCAACCGCATCGTACAGGAGCCGGTACTGCTGAAGAAAGTCAACGCATCCCGCAACAGTTTGGGCACCGTAAAGGTCAATAAGGCAAGCGCCGAAGATGCCTCGTGGCTATCCTGTGCGTGTTGATATAAACCACGAGTCGCAAGAGAGGGAGAACAGAATGGGGGCAAACATGGAGGGAGGCAGCGTTAGCCAGTTGCTTAATCCCAACAGCCTTGTAATGTGTATTTCCAACAAAGACTGCAGGAGCGTCACGGAAAGGTGAAAATGTTGGTTCTATTCTtaattttctttctctcttttatTTGCCAGGTACTGTCATGGGATGATAGAGATGCGCACCTGAACGCATGATACCCGggctctttttggctttatttttatttttattttatttttggatccCGTCAACGGAGAGAGGGTCTATCTTTTTCGACAGTATTGTTTTCGTTGTAAAACCCCCTTCCAGGAGCCCATCCCAGCTCATGTTTGCCAGAGGCATTCGGTAGTATTAATGGTACAATTGTTACATTTATATGACATAGGAGGAATCTATGATAGAGGCCATTGGCTTATTCTTTGGGGTCGA
The Pyricularia oryzae 70-15 chromosome 1, whole genome shotgun sequence DNA segment above includes these coding regions:
- a CDS encoding rab protein, encoding MAVASEDSLPTLKVLLVGSSNVGKSALLTRYCHDKFEPEDAAATIGIDYKRKRLAVYGKAYQLNLFDTAGQERFRTLSTSYYRGAHGVIIAYDISNRRSFAELGRWFDEVKSNTVAEIALFLVGTKLDIAPTNRAVSYEEGLALAQANGAQFCEASSKTRENVRKPFVDIVNRIVQEPVLLKKVNASRNSLGTVKVNKASAEDASWLSCAC